One genomic segment of Oenanthe melanoleuca isolate GR-GAL-2019-014 chromosome 5, OMel1.0, whole genome shotgun sequence includes these proteins:
- the PGF gene encoding placenta growth factor isoform X2 — MRLLGAFLRLLVAGTLGAPPAPAPEERGTTSTESPVLTFREIWNRSFCRPLEQLVDVITEFPNEVEYIFRPSCVSLQRCGGCCGDEGLRCVPVETSTVTMQLLKIKPNGEAPYVEMAFTEHKQCECRPRQDLMRLGRRKSKGRDVAHHAGSLCPAPSLTPATWV, encoded by the exons aTGCGGCTGCTCGGCGCCTTCCTGCGGCTGCTGGTGGCCGGGACGCTGGGGGCACCTCCTGCCCCG gcccCGGAGGAGCGGGGGACCACCAGCACGGAGTCGCCCG TCCTGACCTTTCGGGAGATCTGGAATCGTAGTTTCTGCCGGCCTTTGGAGCAGCTGGTGGACGTCATTACCGAATTCCCCAACGAGGTGGAGTACATTTTCAGGCCCTCCTGCGTGTCCCTGCAGCGCTGTGGAGGCTGCTGTGGGGACGAGGGTCTCCGCTGCGTCCCCGTGGAGACGAGCACGGTCACCATGCAG CTCCTGAAGATAAAGCCAAACGGGGAGGCACCCTATGTGGAGATGGCGTTCACCGAGCACAAGCAGTGCGAGTGCAG GCCCCGGCAGGACCTGATGAGGTTGGGAAG GAGGAAGTCCAAGGGCCGAG ATGTGGCACACCACGCAGGTagcctctgccctgcccccAGCCTCACTCCTGCCACCTGGGTTTGA
- the PGF gene encoding placenta growth factor isoform X1 yields MRLLGAFLRLLVAGTLGAPPAPAPEERGTTSTESPVLTFREIWNRSFCRPLEQLVDVITEFPNEVEYIFRPSCVSLQRCGGCCGDEGLRCVPVETSTVTMQLLKIKPNGEAPYVEMAFTEHKQCECRPRQDLMRLGRRKSKGRGKRRQDKKGRKNCEACGTPRR; encoded by the exons aTGCGGCTGCTCGGCGCCTTCCTGCGGCTGCTGGTGGCCGGGACGCTGGGGGCACCTCCTGCCCCG gcccCGGAGGAGCGGGGGACCACCAGCACGGAGTCGCCCG TCCTGACCTTTCGGGAGATCTGGAATCGTAGTTTCTGCCGGCCTTTGGAGCAGCTGGTGGACGTCATTACCGAATTCCCCAACGAGGTGGAGTACATTTTCAGGCCCTCCTGCGTGTCCCTGCAGCGCTGTGGAGGCTGCTGTGGGGACGAGGGTCTCCGCTGCGTCCCCGTGGAGACGAGCACGGTCACCATGCAG CTCCTGAAGATAAAGCCAAACGGGGAGGCACCCTATGTGGAGATGGCGTTCACCGAGCACAAGCAGTGCGAGTGCAG GCCCCGGCAGGACCTGATGAGGTTGGGAAG GAGGAAGTCCAAGGGCCGAGGTAAGAGAAGACAAGACAAGAAGGGACGGAAAAACTGTGAAGC ATGTGGCACACCACGCAGGTag